A region of Dictyostelium discoideum AX4 chromosome 1 chromosome, whole genome shotgun sequence DNA encodes the following proteins:
- the dstB gene encoding signal transducer and activator of transcription family protein (Similar to STAT) — protein MEVTNNGSNNSSTIASTNPPTSPSTTSTSKSLPPLSFLNSQWENKQSNNNNNSNNNNINNNNNNNNNNNNNNNNNNNNNNNSVKMEKLIELPSSSNNSPEFLNGVNNNNNGNNNNNNNNNNNNNNNNNNNNNNNNNNNNNNNNNNNNSGSGGNNSNNNSNISSPPSSSSTSTSVLSSSQSAYMNDKMVAATLDSIGKMESIQRKYEMQIESLMDQIQGYIEKEQKLRSQCQAVEDINAKLENENLQLKKELFEMSRKFKEIDIINLNNTNNNINNNNNNNNNNNNNNNNNSINNNNNNGFSPPPLVKYPSNGSLQQDAKRFKIMEQQSQQQQQMQQQQQIQQQKQYQQQQQQTTSKRKNNISIDGDKEALVAEALGSFVDYAKPSLKRSNSEEVFNSSVYKNKNNINNINNNSNSNNNNGNNSLLNDIQNWQQQQQQQQQLLHQRKKRKDYDYDYNSTQNGKGIPSNSSNNNSSNNNSNNNNNNNSNNNNNIIGSISPPHSSQLQQVSSPQQQQQQQKPNGLKLSISSGSIKDLINSPNKEQSSKSQYPSSLSQSSSIPDMDTDVDSTDEFDFGSNSNNNNNNNNNNNNNNNSNNSNNKKRNNSNNNNLGGDDDDSPDSNDRNGSSSPIDMEPSYDGANLFKTVTPGTITTPQEELLNEIHSLQMQQRETIEKMYIAQKQFLSDRSNGFNNNNEEILRSLQSDQTKLGSTLESELQALNQLYSQTILEPNQLCKLDILLQDVSIQLKQLHLYQMELNYGYGSNEPFPATLVIIKQPFPMVISKFKQLQEDHLCVQLLTGANVEIVSYSPIRAELVFHSKNLTKGSSNLGTQNSLKKNIEKDTQVLDPIKGVAKFPIKFLTGTRKSCVKLHFVLQIKTSDGHIINVPSSTSQPFIVITNDCQWEGSEGTLLKKETFNEKFEISWPHFVNILQKHFLKATKQSPIQPTRPLSMYDFTYLSNTFFGGKPFVSHKDFDSFWSWFGKSIQTLRYKRHISTLWQNGFIFMFLKRDVVTQILKNQDVGTFVILFSEAFPGQLEISYVGTDQKDSLSKSSNDLQSPTTTTTTTTSTRVKHYLVQANDTSGSKRTLPDFLSECNQFTHILQLNIAMIPQTETIPVFKREPKNVVLEPYYSKRQNSQNILGSGYDPLF, from the exons atggaagTAACAAATAAcggtagtaataatagttcaaCCATTGCTTCCACCAATCCACCCACTTCTCCATCAACCACTTCTACAAGTAAATCACTACCacctttatcatttttaaattctcaaTGGGAAAATAAACagtctaataataataataatagtaataataataatattaataataataataataataataataataataataataataataataataataataataataataataatagtgttaaaatggaaaaattaattgaactaCCATCATCCTCAAATAATTCAccagaatttttaaatggtgtaaataataataataatggtaataataataataataataataataataataataataataataataataataataataataataataataataataataataataataataataataataataataatagtggtagtggtggtaataattcaaataataatagtaatatatcatcaccaccatcttcttcatctacATCCACATCAGTTTTGTCATCAAGCCAATCAGCATATATGAATGATAAGATGGTAGCGGCCACATTGGATAGTATAGGTAAAATGGAATCAATTCAAAGAAAGTATGAAATGCAAATTGAATCCTTAATGGATCAAATTCAAGGTTACattgaaaaagaacaaaaattAAGATCTCAATGTCAAGCTGTTGAAGATATAAATgcaaaattagaaaatgaaaatttacaattaaaaaaagaattatttgaaatgagtcgaaaatttaaagaaattgatataataaatttaaataatactaataataatataaacaataataataataataataataataataataataataataataataatagtataaataataataataataatggtttttCCCCTCCACCATTAGTTAAATATCCATCAAATGGAAGTTTACAACAAGACGCAAAACGATTTAAAATTATGGAACAACAatcccaacaacaacaacaaatgcaacaacaacaacaaatacaacaacaaaaacaataccaacaacagcaacaacaaacaacatcaaaaagaaagaataaTATATCTATTGATGGCGATAAAGAGGCATTAGTAGCTGAAGCATTAGGATCATTTGTCGACTATGCCAAACCATCACTTAAAAGATCGAATAGCGAGGAAGTATTTAATTCATCAGtgtacaaaaataaaaataatataaataacataaataataatagtaatagtaataacaataatggtaataatagtttattaaatgatattcAGAATTggcagcaacaacagcagcaacaacaacaacttttacatcaaagaaagaaaagaaaagattatGACTATGATTACAATTCTACACAAAATGGAAAGGGTATTCCTTCAAATAgtagtaacaataatagtagtaacaataatagtaacaataataataacaataatagtaataataataataatattataggGTCAATTTCTCCACCACATTCatcacaattacaacaagTTTCAAGTccacagcaacagcaacaacaacaaaaacctAATGGTCTTAAACTATCAATATCATCAGgttcaattaaagatttaataaattcaccAAATAAAGAACAATCATCGAAATCACAATatccatcatcattatcacaaTCATCATCTATACCCGATATGGATACTGATGTTGATAGTActgatgaatttgattttggtagtaatagtaataataataacaataataataataataataataataataataatagtaataatagtaacaataaaaagagaaataatagcaataataataatttaggtggtgatgatgatgattcacCAGATAGTAATGATAGAAATggatcatcatcaccaattgaTATGGAACCATCATATGATGGtgcaaatttatttaaaacagtTACACCAGGTACAATAACTACACCACaagaagaattattaaatgaaattcatTCACTTCAAATGCAACAAAGAGAAACCATTGAAAAAATGTATATAGcacaaaaacaatttttatcaGATAGATCAAAtggatttaataataacaatgaagAAATATTAAGATCACTTCAATCGGATCAAACAAAACTTGGTTCAACATTGGAATCAGAACTACAAGCATTGAATCAATTGTATAGTCAAACTATTTTAGAACCAAATCAACTTTGTAAATTGGATATTTTATTACAAGATGtttcaattcaattgaaacaacTTCATCTCTATCAAATGGAATTAAACTATGGTTATGGATCGAATGAACCATTCCCAGCAACGCTGGTAATCATTAAACAACCATTCCCAATGGTAATTagtaaatttaaacaattacaagAGGATCATCTTTGTGTTCAATTATTGACAGGTGCaaatgttgaaattgtttCTTATTCACCGATTAGAGCAGAGTTGGTATTTCATTCAAAGAATTTAACAAAGGGTTCAAGTAATTTGGGTACTCAAAATTCGTTAAAGAAAAACATTGAAAAGGATACCCAAGTTTTGGATCCAATTAAAGGTGTCGCTAAATTcccaattaaatttttaacagGCACTCGAAAAAGTTGTGTAAAGCTACATTTTGtattacaaattaaaacatCCGATGGTCATATAATCAATGTTCCAAGTAGTACCTCTCAACCATTCATAGTTATCACCAACGATTGTCAATGGGAGGGCTCTGAAGGCACCCTCTTGAAAAAGGAGACCTTTAATGAAAAGTTTGAAATCTCTTGGCCACATTTTGTAAATATCCTTCAAAAACACTTTCTAAAGGCAACTAAACAATCACCAATTCAACCAACTCGTCCTTTATCAATGTATGATTTCACCTATCTTTCAAACACATTTTTCGGTGGTAAACCATTTGTTTCTCACAAGGATTTCGATTCGTTTTGGTCTTGGTTTGGTAAATCCATTCAAACTCTACGTTACAAAAGACACATTTCAACACTTTGGCAAAATGGTTtcatttttatgtttttaaaaagagaTGTTGTAACTCAAATCTTAAAGAATCAAGATGTTGGTACTTTTGTTATTCTCTTTTCTGAAGCTTTCCCTGGTCAATTGGAAATTTCATATGTTGGTACTGATCAAAAAGATTCACTTTCAAAGAGTTCTAATGATTTACAATCtccaaccacaaccacaacaacaacaacttcaactaGAGTTAAACATTATTTAGTTCAAGCAAATGATACTTCTGGTTCAAAAAGAACTTTACCCGATTTTTTAAGTGAATGTAATCAATTTACTCATATTTTacaa ttaaacaTAGCAATGATCCCTCAAACTGAAACTATTCCAGTATTTAAACGAGAACCTAAAAATGTTGTATTGGAACCATATTACAGTAAAAGACAAAATTCCCAAAATATACTTGGAAGTGGTTATGATCCTTTATTTTAA
- a CDS encoding 3',5'-bisphosphate nucleotidase (Similar to 2'~Similar to 2'~Similar to 2'): MSLCNLAKIRSVAIKAVEKACIACLDIQKQLISEDTINKKDQSPVTVGDYTVQALVINELLKGLDEEYPIIAEEDSKTLSSQKDVESKVLSFFNRYSNESFVESQLSSLLDKGNKKKDLNSSNRWWTLDPIDGTLGFLRKDQYAVALALMEDNKPILGILGCPNLPVSKGSTEKGCIFVGLKNKGSFMIKLSNLDQEEPIKVSNQSDPTKAIFTESFVSRGFGHELNQKISNSMGVTAEPLKIDSQCKYAMVARGDSDCYLRLTQLDYKECIWDHAAGHIIVEEAGGIVTDFKKQQLDYSKGFKLENNVGIVCSNKLLNDSLFDSIKKSIQF, translated from the exons atgaGTTTATGTAATTTAGCAAAAATTAGAAGTGTTGCAATTAAAGCAGTTGAAAAGGCTTGTATTGCATGTTTAGATATACAAAAGCAATTAATTTCAGAagatacaattaataaaaaagatcaatCACCAGTAACAGTTGGTGATTATACAGTTCAAGCATTAGTTATCAATGAATTACTTAAAGGATTAGATGAAGAATACCCAATCATTGCAGAAGAGGATTCAAAAACTTTATCATCACAAAAAGATGTAGAATCAAAAGtattatcatttttcaaTCGTTATTCAAATGAAAGTTTTGTAGAATCTCAATTAAGTTCTTTATTAGATAaaggtaataaaaaaaaggatttaaaTTCCTCAAATAGATGGTGGACTTTAGATCCAATTGATGGTACTTTGgg atttttaagAAAAGATCAATATGCAGTTGCTTTAGCATTAATGGAagataataaaccaattctAGGTATTTTAGGTTGTCCAAATTTACCAGTATCAAAGGGATCAACTGAAAAAGGTTGTATTTTTgttggtttaaaaaataaggGTTCATTTatgattaaattatcaaatttagatCAAGAGGAACCAATTAAGGTTTCAAATCAATCCGATCCAACCAAAGCAATTTTCACAGAAAGTTTTGTTTCAAGAGGATTTGGTCatgaattaaatcaaaagatttcaaattcaatggGTGTAACAGCAGAACCTTTAAAAATTGACAGTCAATGTAAATATGCAATGGTTGCTCGTGGTGATAGTGATTGTTATTTAAGATTAACTCAATTAGATTATAAAGAATGTATTTGGGATCATGCTGCTGGTCATATAATCGTAGAAGAAGCTGGTGGTATTGTAACTGATttcaaaaaacaacaattagaTTACTCAAAAGGTTtcaaattagaaaataatgtTGGAATTGTttgttcaaataaattattaaatgattcattatttgattcaattaaaaaatcaattcaattttaa
- the srfC gene encoding hypothetical protein: MYMGRNKITIEKISNERNRQATFTKRKNGLIKKAMELSILCDCEIAMIVFSSNNKLFQYSSRDMDKLLIRYTDNTDNTRKNLTNQDYNRVFGNKKSKNDDEDGDDDGDEDLGETPTTPHGNLNAHPIGSMENNNNNNNNNNNNNNNNNNNINNNNNNNNNSHHNNNNGNNNNNNNNNNNNNSNNNSNNNNSNNGNSNNNNNGNNANHNMHHHNGNSANISPMQMSQQANNNNSNNNNNNGNNNSNSNSNNNNNSNGYQQQQQAAQQAVQQAQMAQQMHLQQQQQYQQLQHIQQQQQQQHQQQQQNMGPNGYNHQQQQLQHQSPPPPPQQQQQQMQHSQQQQNMNGIIGHHSPVIVGNGVSLLQPSKWSASPYGEDLAPLTPRSASYKGIYGNQYPPQMQPVVNSNNNSNGNSNSMNNGISSPPINQQNQQNQKPPIMNKPGGGGQPMYYDYNGYPQQQQPPQNYNSNGGYWGQNVSSPPPPQQQQSANPYIQQQQQPQHQSPYYHGNYSPQQQSPVLNSQNGHHSSPMHPHQMHHQQHQHQQHPQMQQQQQQQQQHQQHPQMQQIQQQQHPQMQQHQQHQQQHPQMQQQHMNNHQINHHHLNSSPEINSQKNVHSSPLIMNSNNNNNNNNNNHHGNDNNNNNNNNSNNNNNNNNSNNNNNINNNINSNSNNNSNVNNGNNNNSGKVYNNNNNSNNGNNNNNKPEQTIPVKIEKEHSSSPTIPEQPSINVSTSSNSAHVFNNITSNSNNNNNNNNNNNNNNNNTNNNNNNNNNNNNNNNTNNINSNNNSSNTNVNVINNSSSSSTPPISPANINTQSPAISPALVPVVTSLNPQGEETSKPKFKKSLNLSIVIPEVGNSKYPPPQCKLTPINVEATKQPDIPTLPSPRDFYPEINLHHDNVSLTPNYWGGWHQTPRGSLLLTGNGGSNNSNSSNNNNNNNNNNNNTNNNNISGNGSSSSSSSSTQNPNGFLGCLSPRSFNFLNENNNNNNNNSSSGNNNNNNNNNNNNNNNNNNNNNNNNNNNNNNNNNNSNPDESDQSFNRKRKSMEPKN, encoded by the exons atgtata tgGGAAggaataaaattacaattgaaaAGATTTCTAATGAAAGAAATAGACAGGCAACATTTACAAAAAGAAAGaatggtttaattaaaaaagcaaTGGAGTTATCAATTCTTTGTGATTGTGAGATTGCAATGATTGTTtttagtagtaataataaactttttcaatataGTTCAAGGGATATGGATAAACTATTAATTCGTTATACTGATAATACAGATAATACTCGcaaaaatttaacaaatcaAGAT TATAATAGAgtttttggaaataaaaagtcaaagaatgatgatgaagatgggGATGATGATGGAGATGAAGATTTAGGTGAAACCCCAACTACGCCACATGGAAATTTAAACGCTCACCCAATTGGTTCAAtggaaaataataacaacaataataataataataataataataataataataataataataatattaataataataataataacaataataatagccaccacaataataataatggtaataataataataataataataataataataataataatagtaataataatagtaataataataatagtaataatggaaatagcaataataataataatggaaataatgCAAATCATAATATGCATCATCATAATGGTAATTCCGCAAATATAAGTCCAATGCAAATGAGTCAAcaagcaaataataataatagtaataataacaacaataatggtaataataatagtaatagtaatagtaataataataataatagtaatggataccaacaacaacagcaagcAGCACAACAAGCAGTACAACAGGCTCAAATGGCACAACAAATGCAtttacaacagcaacaacaatatcaacaactacaacatatacaacaacaacaacaacaacaacatcaacaacaacaacaaaatatggGACCAAATGGTTataatcatcaacaacaacagttaCAGCAccaatcaccaccaccaccaccacaacaacaacaacaacaaatgcaacattcacaacaacaacaaaatatgaATGGTATAATTGGACATCATTCACCAGTTATAGTTGGTAATGGTGTTTCACTATTACAACCATCAAAATGGAGTGCAAGTCCATATGGAGAGGACTTGGCTCCATTAACACCACGTTCAGCAAGTTATAAAGGAATTTATGGTAACCAATATCCACCACAAATGCAACCAGttgtaaatagtaataataatagtaatggtaatagcAATAGTATGAATAATGGTATAAGTTCCCCAccaataaatcaacaaaatcaacaaaatcaaaaaccaCCAATCATGAATAAacctggtggtggtggtcaACCAATGTATTATGATTATAATGGTTATccgcaacaacaacaacctccacaaaattataattctAATGGAGGGTATTGGGGTCAAAATgtttcatcaccaccaccaccacaacaacaacaaagcgCCAATCCATATatacaacagcaacaacaaccacagcATCAATCTCCATATTATCATGGAAATTATTctccacaacaacaatcacctGTATTAAATTCACAAAATGGTCATCATTCATCACCTATGCATCCACACCAAATGCATCACCAACagcatcaacatcaacaacatccacaaatgcaacaacaacaacaacaacaacaacaacatcaacaacatccaCAAAtgcaacaaatacaacaacaacaacatccacaaatgcaacaacatcaacaacaccaacaacaacatccaCAAATGCAACAACAGCATATGAACAACCATCAAAttaatcatcatcacctaAATTCAAGTCCAGAAATCAACTCTCAAAAAAATGTTCACTCTTCTccattaataatgaatagtaataataataataataacaataataataaccatcatggcaatgataataataataataataataataatagtaataataataataataataataatagtaataacaacaataatatcaacaataatatcaattcaaatagtaacaataatagcaATGTTAATAATggcaataataacaatagcggtaaagtttataataataataataatagtaataatggtaataataataataataaaccagaACAAACAATCCCGGTcaaaatagaaaaagaaCATTCATCCTCACCAACAATACCAGAACAGCCTTCAATTAATGTATCAACAAGTAGTAATAGTGCTCATGTATTTAATAACATTACTAGCAacagtaacaataataataataataacaataataataataataataataataacaccaataataataataataataataataataataataataataataacaccaataatattaactctaataataatagtagtaatactaatgtaaatgtaataaataattcatcatcatcatcaacaccaccaaTATCACCAGCAAATATAAATACACAATCACCAGCAATATCACCAGCGTTAGTACCAGTGGTTACTTCATTGAATCCACAAGGTGAAGAAacatcaaaaccaaaattcAAGAAATCCTTAAATCTTAGTATCGTAATACCAGAGGTTGGTAATTCAAAATACCCACCACCACAATGTAAATTAACACCAATCAATGTTGAAGCCACCAAACAACCCGATATTCCAACATTACCATCACCACGTGACTTTTATCCAGAGATTAATCTACATCATGATAATGTATCTCTAACTCCAAACTATTGGGGAGGTTGGCATCAAACTCCAAGAGGTAGTCTTTTATTAACtggtaatggtggtagtaataatagtaatagtagtaataataataataataataataataacaataataacactaacaataataatatatctgGAAATggttcttcatcttcatcttcatcttctacTCAAAATCCAAATGGTTTCTTGGGCTGTCTTTCTCCAagaagttttaattttttaaatgaaaataataataataataataataatagtagtagtggaaataataataataataataataataataataataataataataataataataataataataataataataataataataataataataataataataataatagtaacccTGACGAAAGTGACCAAAGTTTTAAccgaaaaagaaaatcaatggaacctaaaaattaa
- a CDS encoding hypothetical protein (Similar to Dictyostelium discoideum (Slime mold). Hypothetical 97.7 kDa protein), translating to MHLNFVTQRIINKEVLYGLDKKLFQKLNNYIETIKEDYYEKLLHHQTNKLKLIDNHKINFNNENNIENKLNLSISLIIENNKKNREEIEEEEKEEEEKNYNNYTNNIEINYNYSLFQKVWGNIVIRNEILFHLRLYNSHWGKEICLSLKEVFQYKYKNYLDNLQLKERKFEKKKNHQKEPNKDNDDDDEEDDEPLEKFPQSNIRSLYLNEEYDLFYKKMIPPSVTSGISKGMFGDNITSLSFSGPFFNEELSCVWIPKYLKLLKLDIGFQKDIKKGQLPNTLVSLLLHPDYKGVIMLDSIPESVTTLAYNFNSHSNRDSLSCKKIPFSTTTLVLDDDFNQPIRVGDIPQNITNLSFGKSFSSSIGPNSLPKSTRILSLGKFKDSVDHNILQENLISIDFGEYFNRPLFSNMFSFSKSITTIIFGKSFTQQIAPGVFNHLNHLKTLKFGDHFNSRILKNELPESLTLLDLGGYNIPLDIGMFPTSLISLTFHWFNKPIEIGVFPSSIESLNLGWNFNQIIKPGILPKNLKYLDIYNSSFRQDLSIDGILPQSFKNLTISIDNLSLFQSFDSKFSSKYVKLFKTNN from the exons ATGCATCTTAATTTTGTCACTCAGAGGATTAT AAATAAAGAAGTTTTATATGGATTAGATAAAAAactatttcaaaaattaaataattatattgaaacaattaaagaggattattatgaaaaattattacatcATCAAAccaataaattgaaattaatagataatcataaaattaattttaataatgaaaataatattgaaaataaattaaatttatcaatttctttaataattgaaaataataaaaaaaatagagaagaaattgaagaagaagaaaaagaagaagaagaaaaaaattataataattataccaataatattgaaataaattataattattcattatttcaaaaagTATGGGGTAATATTGTAATTagaaatgaaatattatttcatCTTAGATTATATAATAGTCATTGGGGAAAAGAGATTTGTTTATCATTGAAAGAGGTTtttcaatataaatataaaaactatttagataatttacaattaaaagagagaaaatttgaaaagaaaaaaaatcaccaaaaagaaccaaataaagataatgatgatgatgatgaagaagatgatgaaccACTTGAAAAATTTCCACAATCAAATATTAGATCATTATATCTTAATGAAGAATATGATTTATTCTATAAGAAAATGATACCTCCTTCAGTTACAA GTGGAATAAGTAAAGGTATGTTTGGTGATAATATAACATCTCTTTCATTTAGTGGTCCATTCTTTAATGAAGAGTTAAGTTGTGTTTGGATaccaaaatatttaaaactattgaAATTGGATATTGGATTTCAAAAggatattaaaaaaggtcAATTACCCAATACATTGGTTTCACTATTACTTCATCCAGATTATAAAGGAGTTATAATGTTAGATTCTATACCTGAAAGTGTAACAACACTTgcttataattttaattcacaTTCAAATAGAGATTCGTTATCTTGTAAGAAAATTCCATTTTCTACAACCACTTTAGTATTggatgatgattttaatcaACCAATTAGAGTTGGTGATATTCCTcaaaatattacaaatttatcatttggtaaatcattttcaagtaGTATTGGTCCAAATTCTttaccaaaatcaacaagaatattatcattgggtaaatttaaagattcagTTGATCATAATATATTACAagagaatttaatttcaatagaTTTTGGTGAATACTTTAATAGacctttattttcaaatatgtTCTCATTTTCTAAATCAATCACTACAATTATATTTGGAAAAAGTTTTACTCAACAAATTGCACCTGGAGttttcaatcatttaaatcatttgaaaactttaaaatttggtgatcattttaattcaagaattttaaaaaatgaattaccaGAATCTTTAACTTTATTAGATTTAGGTGGTTATAATATACCATTAGATATCGGTATGTTTCCAACTtcattaatatctttaaCATTTCATTGGTTTAATAAACCCATTGAAATTGGTGTTTTCCCTTCTTCAATTGAATCTTTAAATCTGGGTTGgaattttaatcaaataataaaaccagGTATACTtcctaaaaatttaaaatatttagataTTTATAATTCATCTTTTAGACaagatttatcaattgatggtATATTACcacaatcatttaaaaatttaacaatttcaattgataatctttctttatttcagtcatttgattcaaaattttcatcaaaatatgttaaattatttaaaacaaataattaa